A region from the Vanacampus margaritifer isolate UIUO_Vmar chromosome 5, RoL_Vmar_1.0, whole genome shotgun sequence genome encodes:
- the rnf7 gene encoding RING-box protein 2 isoform X1, whose product MDDGDELGIVLSHNTSSGSKSGGDKMFSLKKWNAVAMWSWDVECDTCAICRVQVMDACLRCQAENKQEDCVVVWGECNHSFHNCCMSLWVKQNNRCPLCQQDWVVQRIGK is encoded by the exons ATGGATGACGGCGACGAGCTCGGAATAGTTCTCTCCCACAACACCTCCTCTGGCTCCAAGTCGGGCGGGGACAAGATGTTTTCACTAAAAAAATGGAATGCCGTTGCTATGTGGAGTTGGGATGTTGAATGTGATACTTGCGCCATTTGCCGGGTGCAAGTAATGG ATGCTTGTCTCCGATGTCAGGCGGAAAACAAGCAAGAGGACTGCGTTG TTGTTTGGGGAGAGTGTAACCATTCCTTCCATAACTGCTGCATGTCCCTTTGGGTGAAGCAGAACAATCGGTGCCCCCTCTGCCAGCAGGACTGGGTGGTTCAGAGAATCGGCAAATAA
- the rnf7 gene encoding RING-box protein 2 isoform X2, whose product MDDGDELGIVLSHNTSSGSKSGGDKMFSLKKWNAVAMWSWDVECDTCAICRVQMLVSDVRRKTSKRTALLFGESVTIPSITAACPFG is encoded by the exons ATGGATGACGGCGACGAGCTCGGAATAGTTCTCTCCCACAACACCTCCTCTGGCTCCAAGTCGGGCGGGGACAAGATGTTTTCACTAAAAAAATGGAATGCCGTTGCTATGTGGAGTTGGGATGTTGAATGTGATACTTGCGCCATTTGCCGGGTGCAA ATGCTTGTCTCCGATGTCAGGCGGAAAACAAGCAAGAGGACTGCGTTG TTGTTTGGGGAGAGTGTAACCATTCCTTCCATAACTGCTGCATGTCCCTTTGGGTGA